The DNA segment GGCTGGACGTAGATCATCCCGGCGTCGGCGAGGGTGCGCAGCTGGGGCCGGCGCATGTTCGCCTTGATCTCGATGTGCAGGCGCAGGTCGTAGCCGCTGTCGATGATGCGGGGCAGGACGGTGCTGAGGTAGCCCATGTCGAGGATGTTGTCGACGACGTACATGTCCAGCACCCGGTGACGGCGCGCCAGGTCCATGATCTCTTCGTAGAAGGTGTCCGGGCTCTTGCTGCGGAACTGCATGAAGGAGCCGTTGAGTCCGCAGAAGGTGCAGTGGTGCTTCTCGCCCCACCAGCAGCCGCGGGCCCCCTCGACGACGAGCTTGGGCTCCACCCAGTTGCGGGCGACGGAGGACGCCAGCCGCTCGAAGTAGCCGCTGTAGTCGGGCGGCAGGATGGTGGCGGGCGGCAGTGGGCTGGTGCTCATCGGGTTGGCGGTGCTGGTGCCGCCGGCGCTCCGGTGGCACAGCCCGGGGACGGCGGACAGGTCGCCGCCCTCGTCGAGGGCGGTGAGCAGTTGGGGGAAGGCGGCTTCGCCCTCGCCGCGGACCACGTGGTCGAGGAAGGGGAAGTTGCGGTGGCCGGCCTCGCCCTGCTCGCCGTCGCAGTTGGCGCCGCCCATGACCGTGACGATGTGCGGGGCGAGGCGTTTGACGTACTTGGCGGCGGCGAGCGCGGCGGTGTTCTGCTGGAAGGTGGAGGTGAAGCCGACGACGTCGGGTCCGGCCGCGACGATCCGCTCGGCGGTCTCCTGGACGAATTCCGGTACCACGCGGTGCAGTTCCTCGGACATCCGGATCCGTTCGTCCCGCAGCTTGCCGCGCATGGAGGCGCGGAACTCCGGTACCCGCCACTCGGGATCGTCGTAGAGCGCGGAGGAGAACACCCAGTCGCCGCATCCCATGAAGTACGAGGAGAGCGCGTAGAACTGGTAGTCGTCCGCGGTGAACTCGGTGCGCCGGGTGATCCAGTCGGTGAACTCCAGGTTGGCGTGGAGGACGTCGGCGTGACCGGAGGTGCGCTCGTCGACGCTGCGTCGCAGGATGCCGAGGGCGAGGGACGGCAGGTCGATCGGGGACCAGGGCATGTTGACCAGCAGGACGCGCATGTCGGCTCCTCGGAGGCGGCGGGGTGGAAGGGGAGGCGGCCGGCGGCCGTCCGGTGACGTGCGGCGAACCGGCCGGCCCGGTGGTGCACCGGGCCGGCCGGGGAGGGTCAGTCCTCCTCGGTGTCCTCGGCGTTGCGGAACGGGACGGTCACCGTGATGCCGATGCCCGGCTTGCGGTTCTCCTCGTCACCCGCGAGCGGGTCGTTGTGGATGATGTCCTTCTGCATGGCTGTGTCTCCTGTTCTGCCGGTGGTGCGGGAACGGATCTCACATTCCGGGGGGCGCCGGGCTCGCCGGCGTTCCCGGAGACCCCGTCCGCCGGGGGACGGGGGGTTCGGTGGGCCGCGGGGCGCGGCGCAGGTGGCGGCCGAGGAAGCCCATGGCGCGCTGGAGGGCGGCCACGTGGTGGGCGCCGGTGTAGCCGTCGTGGCCGGTGTCCAGCCAGAGGGACTCGTGCGCGACGCCGGCCTCCCGCAGGGCGGCCAGGTAGCTCCGGACCTGGCCGGGCGGGCATTTGACGTCGCGGGTGGCGGCGATCACCAGCAGCGGGGCGCGGACGCCGGACGCGTAGTGGAGCGGCGAGCTGCGCGCGTAGCGTCCGGGCACGGTGTCGGGGGTGCCGCCGAACAGCCGCTCGTCCAGGGCCCGCAGCGCGGGGGTGCCCGTGCGGTGGGCGGCGGCGCAGTCGGCGACCGGTTTGACGGCGACGCCGGCCTGCCAGAGGCCGGGCCGGGTGCCGAGGGCGAGCAGGGCCAGGTAGCCGCCCCAGGAGGTGCCCCACAGGCCGATCGCGTCCTCGCGGGCCAGGCCGCGGCGGAGCAGGTCGGCCCGGACCGCGACGAGGTCGGCGACCTGGGTGAGCCCGACGCCCTCGCCGTAGGCGGCGCGCCAGCCGGGGCCGTAGCCGGTGGAGCCGCGGTAGTTGACCCGTGCGACCGCGAACCCGGAGGCGACCAGGGAGTGCACCTGCGGGTCGTAGGCGTCGCGGTCGTGGTCGGCGGGGCCGCCGTGCACCAGGAACACCAGCGGGGGCCGGCGGCGGGGCGCGGTCTCCGGTTCGCTGAGCAGGGTGTGCACGGGCCCGTCCGGGCCGGGGGTCCACAGGTCGCGGTGGCGGCCGGGTGCGGGGGCGGGCAGGGCGGGCAGCGCCGGCAGCCGGGTGCCCGCGGTGGAGCGCATCCGGGGCGGGGTGGCCGTATCGGTCCAGAGGTAGTGCACGTCGTCGCCGGGGTGCGGGGCGGCGTCGAGCAGGGTGCCGGGCGGGCAGGGCACCGGGGTCAGGGTGCGCCGGTCGAGGTCGGCCGTGGTGAGGGTGGAGCGGCCGTGGCGGTCCTGGCGGACGAGGACCCGCCGCCCCTCGGGGTACCAGCGCGCGGTGATCTCGGTGTCGAAGCGGCACCAGGTCAGCGGCCGCAGTCCGGTGCCGGGCCGCCAGCTGGCCAGTCGGTAGCGGTCGTCGTCCTCCTGGACCAGCAGCAGTTCGCTGGCCGACAGGGACGGCGCGAAGCCGAGCGCCCACAGCCGGCCGCTCCGCCCCGAGAGCCGGTCGACCACCGCCCCCGAGCAGGTCAGGAGGGTGACCGCACGGTCGGAGCCGGCCGCCCCCGACAGCGCCAGCAGCCCGCCGGACGGCGAGATCCCGGTCAGCAGCGCGGCCCCGTCGACGGTGCGCAGTCGCCGGGCCGGGCCGCCCGGTGTGCCGAGGTGGACGGTCATCGCGCGGCCGTCCCCGAGGCCGAGGGCCACGGTGCCGGCGTCGCTGAAGGCGAGTCCGCACGGGAGGCCCGGCAGCACTCCGGTCAGGCCGGGGCGCCGCGGTCCGCCCTCGAAGTCCTGGAAGTACCAGAGCCCGTGGCCGCCGCGGTCCTCGGCGAACCACCACACCCGGGCGTCCGCGTCGACGGCGCAGTGCGCCGTGCCCTCCGGGCTGTCGGTGACCTGGCGGGCGTCGCCGGTGGCGGCGTTCCAGGTGAAGATCTCGCAGCGGCCGTCGGCGTCCGCGGCGAGGGCCATCCGCGCGGGGTCGCCGGGGCAGACCTCGGGGAGGGCCGGCCGGTAGACCCGGAAGCCGGCGGCGGGCGCCGGTACGGCGGTCCCTGTGGCGGTCGCGCTCATCCGGTCTCCTCCTCGGTGCCGCGGGTGCGGCGCGGTGCCGCCCAGGTCACGTACAGCGCGAGCACGGCCAGCAGCACCGCGCAGCCCGCGCAGGTGGCTCCGGCCCCGGCCCGGCCGGCGGCCAGTCCGGCCAGGGCCGGCGCGAGGGCCGCCGCGGCGCCCGACGCGGTGGCCAGGACGGTGCCGGTGCGGGCCTGCAGCGCGGGCGGGGTGAGCTGGATGATCCGGGCCTGCAGCGCGACGGTGGCCGGGGGCGTCAGGAAGCACAGGAGCCCGAGGAGCAGCCCGAACTGCCAGGCGTCGCGGGCCAGCGCCAGGGCCGCGGCGGGCGGCACCAGCAGCCAGGACACCGGTACCAGCACGCCCGCGGCGGCGTGCCGGCGCACCAGCCGGGGTGCCGCCAGCGCCCCGGCCAGGCCGGCCGCCCCCGCCAGCGCGAGGACCAGGCCCAGGGGGGCCGCGCCCCGGCCGTGGTCCTGGAGGGCGAAGACGGTCGTGTAATACAGCGCGACGAGCAGGGAGTTGACGGCCGCGATCCACACCAGCGCCAGCCGCAGGAAGGGTTCCCGGCAGACCAGCGCCACACCCGCGCCCGCTTCGGCGCACACGGCCCGCAGGGCGCGCCGCGGACGCGCGGCCCGCGGACGCCGCTCCCGCGGCGGGGACAGCGGGGAGCGCATGGCGCGGATGCCGCCCGCCGCGACGGCGTACGACAGCGCGTCCACGAGGAACGGCAGCCAGGCACCGGCGGCGAAGAGCAGCCCGCCCAGTGCGGGCCCGGCGACGAGGGCGCCCCGCTCCCCCGCCTGTAATCGGGACAGCACCCGCCGGTGCTCCTGCGGGGGACACACCAGCGCCACGGTGCCCAGCGACGCCGCCTCGTAGCAGGCACTCGCACACCGCTCGACGAGCACGGCGGCGAGGAGCACGGCCAACGGGACCGGGCCCGCCGCGACGGCCACGGTGACCCCGGTCATGGCCGCGGTGGACACCAGCGCGGCGCCCACCATGATCTGCTTGCGGGCCCCGCGGTCGGCGGGCACCGCGGCGAGCGGGCCCAGGACCAGCGTGGCGGCCGCGCCGAGCCCGGCGACGGCACCGGCCTGCGCGGGCGAACGGCCGAGGCTCAACAGCAGCAGCGGCAGCACGAACCCGGCCGTCTGACTGCCGAGCGCGTCGCAGGTGCCCGCCCACCAGAACAGCCGGACGTCGCGGCGCGCATGCGGCTGGGGGACGGCGGGGGCGGCCACCGGGGCGGGGTGCGTCATCAGGAGCGACCCGCGACCGTTCTCGCGGCGGTGCGCGAGGCGCCGCCGGAGAGGTGCCGCCGCGGGGCCGGCGGTAAGCCGTGCGGCGAGTCCTCTGCGCGCGGGGTCGCTGATCGCGGTTCCATGCGAAGCCACCTCACGTTCGTGGGCAGATCGTGAAGATCGCCACACCAATAGGTCAACTTGCGGAGGAAATGTGCCAGAAGCGTGCTGGAGCTTAACCAGCCAGTGACACAGGCCACAAGGTGTCGGTCGGTGAACAACTTCGGCCGGCACGCCACGCCCGGATTCCGCCGCCTTGAACCGGGATGCCCGGATGGCGCCGCGCCCCGCCGCGCCCGCGCGCCGCCGGACACCCCCGACGCGGCACGGCCACCCCGCAGTTCGCGCCGTTCCGGTTCTGCCGTCTTGCCGCCGCCCGCCGCGGCCTCCCGCACCGCCAGGACAAAATGGTCCGACCACACAGGGTGTGTGACATAGTTTTCGCGTGGACACATGAGGGCCGAGCCAGGGAGTTGGGGATGTCTGCCGAGTGGCGACCGGTGCGGCAGTCGCGCACGCACGAGCTCGTGCTCGAACGCATCGAGGAACGGGTGCTGGCGGGCGAACTCAAGGCCGGGGACCGGCTGCCGCCCGAACGCGAGCTGGCGCCGGTCCTCGGGGTCAGCCGGTCGGCGCTGCGCGAGGCGCTGCGGGTCCTGGAGACGATCGGGGTACTGGTCTCCCAGGCGGGCCGCGGACCGGACGCCGGGGCGCGGGTCGTACGCAACCCGGACGACGCGCTGGGCCGGTTGCTGCGCCTGCACTTCGCCCTGGGCAGCTACAGCCTGGCGGACGTCCTGGAGGCCCGGGTGGTGCTGGAGCGCTCCAGTTTCGAGACCGCGGCGGCGCACGCGTCGGCGGCGGACCTCGACGAGGCGGAGGCGCTCCTCGCCCGCATGCAGGAGCCGGGCGTGGGCGTGGACGACTTCAACGACCTGGACACCCGCTTCCATGTCGCCATCGCCCGCAGCTCGGGCAACCAGCTCACCTCGACCCTCACCTCGGCCGTGCGCGAGTCGGTCCGGCCGCTGATCCTGCGGGCGCTGGAGGCGGCCGAGGACTGGCCGGCCACGACGGCCGCGCTGAACAAGCAGCACACCGAACTGCTGCGGCTGGTACGCGCGGGCAAGGGGGCCAGGGCCGCCGATCTGGTCGAGAAGCACATCCGCGGCTTCCACGGCACGCTGGTCGACGAGAACGCGCCGGACGACGCCGAGCGGTAGGGATTTCCGTACGGCGGACGGCGCGCGGGAGGCGGCCGGTGCGGAGCGGCCGGCAACGGGCCGCCCCACCGCACCCCGGCCGCCTCCGCCGCTACGGCAGCATCCAGGAGAGCACCGGCAGCGACTGCAGGAAGACCAGGACGCACAGGACCGCCAGCATCACGACGCTGTAGCCGACGACCTTGCGCAGCAGGAGCCGTTCGGAGCCGGGTTGTTCCACCGCGGTCGCCGCGATGGTGAGGTTCTGCGGGCTGATGAGCTTGCCGACGACGCCGCCCGTGGTGTTGGCGGCGACCAGCAGGGTCGGGTCGATGCCCGCGGCCTTCCCCGCGGTCTGCTGAAGGGTGGCGAACAGCGCGTTGGACGAGGTGTCCGATCCGGTGACGGCGGTGCCGAGCCAGCCGAGGACCGGGGAGAGCAGGGCGAAGAGCCCTCCGGTGGCCGCGAGCCAGGTGCCGATGGCGAGGGTCTGCCCCGACTGGTTCATGACGTAGCTCAGCGCCATCACGGTCGCGACGGTGGCGATGGCGCGCCGCATGTTCCGCACCGTGCGCCCCGCGCAGGCCAGGCCCGTGCGCGGGGTCATCGGGAAGCGGTCGGCGTCCTTCGCCCTGCTGTAGACCAGCGTCACGAGCAGGCCGGAGAGCAGGAGCAGGGTGCCGGGGTTCCCCAGCACCTCCAGCTTGTAGACCGCGCTGCCGGCCGGGGAGCCGTCGGGGGCGAGCAGCGTGCCGTACAGGCCGGGCCAGTTGAGCTGGATGTCGGCGGCGCCGAGCAGTTCGGGCATGCGCAGGCCGCCGGCGTCGAGCTTGGCGAGGGCGAAGACCGCGATCACCAGGAGGTACGGCAGGACGGCCAGGGTGACGCGGCGGCCGGTCAGCGGTTCGGCGTCGACCCGGGAGCGCTGGTCGTCCGGGGTCCGCGGGGTCCACAGGCGCAGCATGAGCACGGCGGCGGCGAAGCCCGCGAGGGCGGCGACGACGTCGGTCAGCTCGTAGGCGAAGTGGGCCGAGCACCAGAACTGGGCGAGGGCGAAGACGCCTCCGGTGACCAGGGCGACGGGCCACAGTTGCCGCAGGCCGCGCCACCCGTCGACGAGGAAGAGCAGGAGCTGCGGGACGAAGAGAGCGAGCAGCGGGCTCTGGCGGCCGATGACCCCGGCGATGTCCCCGGCGGGGATGCCGGTGAGGTTGCCCGCGGTGGTGATGGGGATGGCCATGGCCCCGAAGGCGACCGGTGCGGTGTTGGCGACCAGGACGGTCACGGCCGAGGTGATCCGGGGCAGCCCGAGCGCCATCAGCATGGCGGCGGTGATCGCGACGGGCGCGCCGAACCCGGCGAGGGCTTCGAGGAGTCCGCCGAAACAGAAGGCGATGAGCATGGCCTGGACGCGCAGGTCTCCGCGCCCGACGGCGTTGAAGGAGCGGCGCAGGTCCTCGAAGCGGTTGCTGACGACGGTGAGTTCGTAGAACCAGAGGGCCGACACCACGATCAGCATGACCGGGAAGAGGCCGAAGGCCATGCCCTGCGCCGCGGACAGCGCGCCGAGCCGCAGGGGCATGCCGTAGCCGAGGACGGCCACCGACAGGGCGGCCAGCAGGGCGCCGAGCGCCGAGTGGAGCGCGGGCCGCCTGGCGGCCGTCAGCAGCAGGAAGAAGACCGCGAGGGGCACCAGGCCCAGGAGCGCGGTGGCGGTGAGGCTGCCGCCGACGGCGGCCACGTCGGGGGCGTAGAAGGCCAGTACGGCCGGTGGTGTGGTGGCCACGGATGCTCCTTCTCGGGTGGGGTGCACCGCCGGCCCACAGGGCCCCTTCCCGGAGTGCGGCGCCGCCCGGCTGGCGTTTCGGCCCTCAGTAGCCCATTGAAGATGTCGCATGTCAATAAGGTCGGACCAAACTTCTTCCACTTCCCCGACCGGTCCGGAGCTAGTATGGTCGGACCATAAATGGAGAGGAGGCGCTATGCGCATCGGACTCTTCGCCACCTGTCTGGGAGACACGCTCTTCCCCGAGGCGGTGAAATCCACCGCGGTACTGCTGGCCCGCCTGGGACACGACGTGGTGTTCCCGCCGGAGCAGACCTGCTGCGGCCAGATGCATGTCAACACCGGCTACCAGCGCGAGCCGGTCCCGCTGGTGCGGAACTTCGCCGAGCAGTTCGGCGACCCGTCGATCGAGGCGGTGGTGATGCCGTCGGGGTCCTGCGCCGGCTCGGTCCGCCACCAGCACGAGATCGTCGCCGAGCGGTACGGGGACGCGGGCCTGCGCACCGGGGTCGCCGCCGTGAAGGCCAAGACGTACGAGCTGTCGGAGTTCCTCGTCGACGTGCTCGGGGTGACGGACGTCGGCGCGTACTTCCCGCACCGGGTGACCTACCACCCCACCTGCCACTCGCTGCGGATGCTGCGGGTCGGCGAGAAGCCGCTGCGGCTGCTGCGCGCCGTCGAGGACATCCGCCTGGTGGAACTGCCGGAGGCCGAGGCGTGCTGCGGCTTCGGCGGCACCTTCGCGGTCAAGAACGCCGCGACCTCCTCCGCGATGCTGCGGGACAAGATGGACCACATCACCGGCACCGGGGCCGAGGTCTGCACCGCGGGCGACTCGTCCTGCCTGATGCACATCGGCGGCGGGCTCTCGCGCATCAGGTCCGGTACGAGAACCCTGCACCTGGCGCAGATCCTCAGCTCCACCCGCACCTCGCCCCACGTCCTCGCGGAGGCCACCCGATGAGCCGCCCGACCGGCCCGCCGACGAACGGCACCTTCCTCGGGATGCCCGCCGTCCCGCCGCGCTCCCCCTACGGGACGGGCCATCTGCGCGGCACGCGGAAGTTCCCCGAGGCCGCCCGGGACGAGCTGGGCAACGAGCAGCTGCGCCGCAACCTGGGCCGGGCCACCCGCACCATCCGCGGCAAGCGCCTCGACGCCACCGGCGAACTGCCCGACTGGGAGCGGTTGCGCGACGCCGGCGCGGCGATCAAGTCCGACACCATGAACCGGCTCCCCGAACTGCTGGAGCAGTTGGAGCGGAAGGTCACCGAGCACGGCGGCACCGTCCACTGGGCGCGCGACGGCGTGGAGGCCAACGAGATCGTCGCCCGGCTGGTCAAGGACACCGGCAGCGACGAGGTGCTCAAGGTCAAGTCCATGGCCACCCAGGAGATCGGCCTCAACGAGCACCTGGAGAGCGAGGGCATCACCGCGTACGAGACCGACCTCGCCGAGCTGATCGTGCAGCTCGCAGGCGACCAGCCGTCGCACATCCTGGTCCCCGCCATCCACCGCAACCGTGACGAGATCCGGGAGATCTTCCTCAGGGAGATCCCCGGGGTCGACCCCGGTCTGGACACCGTCCCGGCCCATCTGGCGGCCGCGGCACGGGCGTATCTGCGGGAGAAGTTCATGACGGCCCGGGTGGCCGTCTCCGGCGCCAACTTCGGGATCGCCGAGACCGGCACCCTGTCGGTGGTCGAGTCCGAGGGCAACGGCCGGATGTGCCTGACCCTGCCGGAGACGCTGATCACCGTCATGGGCATCGAGAAGGTGCTGCCGCGCTTCGCGGACCTGGAGGTCTTCCTGCAGTTGCTGCCGCGCTCCTCGACCGGGGAGCGGATGAACCCGTACACCTCGATGTGGACGGGCGTGACGCCGGGCGACGGCCCGCAGGACTTCCACCTGGTGCTGCTCGACAACGGCCGTACGGCGGCGCTCGCGGACCGGGTCGGACGCGAGGCCCTGAACTGCATCCGCTGCTCGGCCTGCCTCAACGTCTGCCCGGTGTACGAGCGGACGGGCGGCCACGCCTACGGGTCGGTGTACCCGGGTCCGATCGGCGCGGTCCTCACCCCGCAGCTCGCCGGGATGCACGGCACCGACCACGACCCCAACAGCTCGCTGCCGTACGCCTCCAGCCTCTGCGGCGCCTGCTTCGACGCCTGCCCGGTGAAGATCGACATTCCGTCGCTGCTGGTCGAGCTGCGGCACCAGCACACCGAGGAGTCCGGCACGACCGCGGAGGCGCTGGCGATGAAGGCCGCGGCCGCGGTCATGAAGCGGCCGAAGCTGTTCACGGCCGCGCAGCGGACGGCGGGCCTCGGGCGCGTACTCGCGGGGCGCAGCGGCACGTTCTCGCGGCTGCCGGCGCCGTTCAGCGGCTGGAGCGACAGCCGGGACACCCCGGCCCCGCCCGCGCAGTCCTTCCGCTCCTGGCTGGCGTCCGCCGAGGGCGCGGCCACGATGCGGGCCGCGGCGGCGGAAGGCGCCCGGCACCCCGACGACGACGCCCCGGAGGGATCATGACAGCGACCGCACGGGAGACGGTGCTCCGGCGCGTCCGGGACGCCCTGGCCCTCTCCGACCACCCCGAGGTGGAGGTCCCCCGCGCCTATCGCACCGGGCGCTCCCTCCCCGACGAGGAGCGGCTCGCCCTCTTCACCGACCGGCTGGTCGACTACCGGGCCCGGGTGCACACCGGCCCGTCCGACCGCACCGCGGCCCTGATCGCCGAGGTGCTCCAGGAGCACGGGGCACAGCGGGTCGGCGTCCCGACGGGGCTCGATCCGGCCTGGCTGACCGCCTTCGACGGGGAGGTGCTGACCGACTCCCCGGACATCCCGGCGCCCGCGCTCGACGCGCTGGACGGCGTGGTGACGTCCTCCGCCGTCAGTTGCGCGGAGACCGGCACGATCTTCCTGGACGGCGGGGCGGCGGATCAGGGCCGGCGGGCGCTGACGCTCGTTCCCGACCTGCATGTGTGCGTCGTCGACCTGTCGTCGGTGGAGGCCGGGGTGCCGGAGGCGGTGGCGCGGCTGCGGCCGACGCGTCCGCTCACCCTGATCAGCGGCCCCTCGGCCACGTCCGACATCGAGCTCGAACGGGTGGAGGGCGTCCACGGCCCGCGCACGCTGGAAGTGGTGATCCGCACCGACGCGTGAGGGTTCCCGCGCCTTCCGCGGACGCCGCCGAACGCGGGCGGAGAGGGCCGGAGGCGATCGGGCCGCGCCCTGTCATGAACCGGGGTCGGCCTCGTGACCTGCTACGACGCAGGCCGCGAGGCCGACCCCGGCCTCATGCTCACCCCATTCGGGCGATCCCCCGCGTCGCCCGAATCGGGCAGCTCGGCCGGTTTCCGCTCGCCGCGGATAACCGGAGTTGTACAGAGTATATTGGCCCTGAACCAGTCAACGCAGGAGTTACAGGATGTCCCCCCGCAGCGCATCGGTCAATGAAGAATTGCGGCGGCGGTCCCGCGAGCGGCTGCTCCGGGCGACGGTCGAGCTGGTGGGCGAGCGCGGCTTCGAGGCGACGACGCTGGGGGACATCGCCCAGCGGGCGGGGGTGGCGCGGGGGCTGGTCTCGTACTACTTCCCCGGCAAACGCCAGCTGCTCCAGTCCGCCGTGCACCGCCTGATGCACCTCACCCTGCAGGCGGCGCTGGAGCGCGAGCCGCGGCCGGACGGGCCGGACGCGGGGCGGGAGCTGCTGGCACGGGCCATCGACGCCGTCCTGGGGCTCGCCCGGGACCGCCCGCTGCTGATGCGGACACACATGGCGGGAATCCTGGCCGCCGACGGGTTCATCCAGTGCCCCGAACAGCAACGGCTGGCCCAGTTG comes from the Streptomyces angustmyceticus genome and includes:
- a CDS encoding RiPP maturation radical SAM C-methyltransferase, which produces MRVLLVNMPWSPIDLPSLALGILRRSVDERTSGHADVLHANLEFTDWITRRTEFTADDYQFYALSSYFMGCGDWVFSSALYDDPEWRVPEFRASMRGKLRDERIRMSEELHRVVPEFVQETAERIVAAGPDVVGFTSTFQQNTAALAAAKYVKRLAPHIVTVMGGANCDGEQGEAGHRNFPFLDHVVRGEGEAAFPQLLTALDEGGDLSAVPGLCHRSAGGTSTANPMSTSPLPPATILPPDYSGYFERLASSVARNWVEPKLVVEGARGCWWGEKHHCTFCGLNGSFMQFRSKSPDTFYEEIMDLARRHRVLDMYVVDNILDMGYLSTVLPRIIDSGYDLRLHIEIKANMRRPQLRTLADAGMIYVQPGIESLNSRVLDLMDKGVSGCQNVRMLRDGAETGLSVSWNYLHGFPGETAADYEPVIAQLPALEHLDPPVDLSARIAIERFSPYFNRPELGFTGLRPEEHYRFTYDLPESELYDLAYVFEAPERGIGETTVTALNDALGAWRKHHVDSRLTHTDLGDRIVCVSRRRAFDWGAMELTAPLELAAFRLLDQPHAPAALTRKLAARLPGHPVDEAAVHALLQHWVTLGLVFTDGGQYVHLAPAAVNEDLLRLDFMRHRHAVPAPQKTPDAPRAVVHA
- a CDS encoding L-lactate permease, encoding MATTPPAVLAFYAPDVAAVGGSLTATALLGLVPLAVFFLLLTAARRPALHSALGALLAALSVAVLGYGMPLRLGALSAAQGMAFGLFPVMLIVVSALWFYELTVVSNRFEDLRRSFNAVGRGDLRVQAMLIAFCFGGLLEALAGFGAPVAITAAMLMALGLPRITSAVTVLVANTAPVAFGAMAIPITTAGNLTGIPAGDIAGVIGRQSPLLALFVPQLLLFLVDGWRGLRQLWPVALVTGGVFALAQFWCSAHFAYELTDVVAALAGFAAAVLMLRLWTPRTPDDQRSRVDAEPLTGRRVTLAVLPYLLVIAVFALAKLDAGGLRMPELLGAADIQLNWPGLYGTLLAPDGSPAGSAVYKLEVLGNPGTLLLLSGLLVTLVYSRAKDADRFPMTPRTGLACAGRTVRNMRRAIATVATVMALSYVMNQSGQTLAIGTWLAATGGLFALLSPVLGWLGTAVTGSDTSSNALFATLQQTAGKAAGIDPTLLVAANTTGGVVGKLISPQNLTIAATAVEQPGSERLLLRKVVGYSVVMLAVLCVLVFLQSLPVLSWMLP
- a CDS encoding S9 family peptidase, giving the protein MSATATGTAVPAPAAGFRVYRPALPEVCPGDPARMALAADADGRCEIFTWNAATGDARQVTDSPEGTAHCAVDADARVWWFAEDRGGHGLWYFQDFEGGPRRPGLTGVLPGLPCGLAFSDAGTVALGLGDGRAMTVHLGTPGGPARRLRTVDGAALLTGISPSGGLLALSGAAGSDRAVTLLTCSGAVVDRLSGRSGRLWALGFAPSLSASELLLVQEDDDRYRLASWRPGTGLRPLTWCRFDTEITARWYPEGRRVLVRQDRHGRSTLTTADLDRRTLTPVPCPPGTLLDAAPHPGDDVHYLWTDTATPPRMRSTAGTRLPALPALPAPAPGRHRDLWTPGPDGPVHTLLSEPETAPRRRPPLVFLVHGGPADHDRDAYDPQVHSLVASGFAVARVNYRGSTGYGPGWRAAYGEGVGLTQVADLVAVRADLLRRGLAREDAIGLWGTSWGGYLALLALGTRPGLWQAGVAVKPVADCAAAHRTGTPALRALDERLFGGTPDTVPGRYARSSPLHYASGVRAPLLVIAATRDVKCPPGQVRSYLAALREAGVAHESLWLDTGHDGYTGAHHVAALQRAMGFLGRHLRRAPRPTEPPVPRRTGSPGTPASPAPPGM
- a CDS encoding LutC/YkgG family protein — encoded protein: MTATARETVLRRVRDALALSDHPEVEVPRAYRTGRSLPDEERLALFTDRLVDYRARVHTGPSDRTAALIAEVLQEHGAQRVGVPTGLDPAWLTAFDGEVLTDSPDIPAPALDALDGVVTSSAVSCAETGTIFLDGGAADQGRRALTLVPDLHVCVVDLSSVEAGVPEAVARLRPTRPLTLISGPSATSDIELERVEGVHGPRTLEVVIRTDA
- a CDS encoding lactate utilization protein B, giving the protein MSRPTGPPTNGTFLGMPAVPPRSPYGTGHLRGTRKFPEAARDELGNEQLRRNLGRATRTIRGKRLDATGELPDWERLRDAGAAIKSDTMNRLPELLEQLERKVTEHGGTVHWARDGVEANEIVARLVKDTGSDEVLKVKSMATQEIGLNEHLESEGITAYETDLAELIVQLAGDQPSHILVPAIHRNRDEIREIFLREIPGVDPGLDTVPAHLAAAARAYLREKFMTARVAVSGANFGIAETGTLSVVESEGNGRMCLTLPETLITVMGIEKVLPRFADLEVFLQLLPRSSTGERMNPYTSMWTGVTPGDGPQDFHLVLLDNGRTAALADRVGREALNCIRCSACLNVCPVYERTGGHAYGSVYPGPIGAVLTPQLAGMHGTDHDPNSSLPYASSLCGACFDACPVKIDIPSLLVELRHQHTEESGTTAEALAMKAAAAVMKRPKLFTAAQRTAGLGRVLAGRSGTFSRLPAPFSGWSDSRDTPAPPAQSFRSWLASAEGAATMRAAAAEGARHPDDDAPEGS
- a CDS encoding FadR/GntR family transcriptional regulator; the protein is MSAEWRPVRQSRTHELVLERIEERVLAGELKAGDRLPPERELAPVLGVSRSALREALRVLETIGVLVSQAGRGPDAGARVVRNPDDALGRLLRLHFALGSYSLADVLEARVVLERSSFETAAAHASAADLDEAEALLARMQEPGVGVDDFNDLDTRFHVAIARSSGNQLTSTLTSAVRESVRPLILRALEAAEDWPATTAALNKQHTELLRLVRAGKGARAADLVEKHIRGFHGTLVDENAPDDAER
- a CDS encoding (Fe-S)-binding protein yields the protein MRIGLFATCLGDTLFPEAVKSTAVLLARLGHDVVFPPEQTCCGQMHVNTGYQREPVPLVRNFAEQFGDPSIEAVVMPSGSCAGSVRHQHEIVAERYGDAGLRTGVAAVKAKTYELSEFLVDVLGVTDVGAYFPHRVTYHPTCHSLRMLRVGEKPLRLLRAVEDIRLVELPEAEACCGFGGTFAVKNAATSSAMLRDKMDHITGTGAEVCTAGDSSCLMHIGGGLSRIRSGTRTLHLAQILSSTRTSPHVLAEATR
- a CDS encoding MFS transporter, with translation MTHPAPVAAPAVPQPHARRDVRLFWWAGTCDALGSQTAGFVLPLLLLSLGRSPAQAGAVAGLGAAATLVLGPLAAVPADRGARKQIMVGAALVSTAAMTGVTVAVAAGPVPLAVLLAAVLVERCASACYEAASLGTVALVCPPQEHRRVLSRLQAGERGALVAGPALGGLLFAAGAWLPFLVDALSYAVAAGGIRAMRSPLSPPRERRPRAARPRRALRAVCAEAGAGVALVCREPFLRLALVWIAAVNSLLVALYYTTVFALQDHGRGAAPLGLVLALAGAAGLAGALAAPRLVRRHAAAGVLVPVSWLLVPPAAALALARDAWQFGLLLGLLCFLTPPATVALQARIIQLTPPALQARTGTVLATASGAAAALAPALAGLAAGRAGAGATCAGCAVLLAVLALYVTWAAPRRTRGTEEETG
- a CDS encoding TetR/AcrR family transcriptional regulator, which codes for MSPRSASVNEELRRRSRERLLRATVELVGERGFEATTLGDIAQRAGVARGLVSYYFPGKRQLLQSAVHRLMHLTLQAALEREPRPDGPDAGRELLARAIDAVLGLARDRPLLMRTHMAGILAADGFIQCPEQQRLAQLLRETVVAYGSPDPDADYPLLRALLMGAVVAMLLPGAPMPGGRLRAELFQRYGLDWESGFPPGQEPPGGSAGARNGTGAVGQR